In Clarias gariepinus isolate MV-2021 ecotype Netherlands chromosome 1, CGAR_prim_01v2, whole genome shotgun sequence, one DNA window encodes the following:
- the LOC128531306 gene encoding inactive ubiquitin carboxyl-terminal hydrolase 53 isoform X2, which produces MAWVKFFRKPGGNLGRGYQPGSMLSLAPTKGLLNEPGQNSCFLNSAVQVLWQLDIFRRSLRQLPKHYCLGEACIFCALKGIFSQFQDSRERALPSDNLRIALAETFKDEQRFQLGFMDDAAECFENILERIHLHIVPDVDTDACTSKHCITHQKFAMTLYEQAVCKSCGASSDPLPFTQLVNYVSTTALCQQFLERKEEKLRSDMFGELLQAASTIGDLRECPSKCGQVIKIRRVLMNSPEIVTIGFVWDSEQSDLTEDVIKSLRPHLSLSGLFYHVTDEQAKKSDLQLVGMICYTSRHYCAFAFHTKSSKWFFFDDATVKEVGPKWKDVVTKCIRGHFQPLLLFYSDPEGSAVRGAEVPRSDSSASHVKPTANGEIPGTPQPSSKKLELTRENLSAMLSGHGTLKQKTQPLSAFKRGTNQTSGGRGPDTVSERSYSRSLSPPEDGFKISESRLYRSQGVGPTRAERSPRANRRVAHAPRSHSQPRMPVRPPASSPSPRTNFSNGYDTDSSNESRATRARADRGWKPMREVLNVDSILSNDTEHRPATVTQPKRLPYVRESSWPAREEGKPKNLMTIYEDEQRHELGSRSSLESESHDKERTKGTVNQFTLRKENQRKYQRMESGYESSDRLSNGSASLDSSAVETVGTKEQRRVPVVYQLRDPDFPQRYEDSKADRSQTPISFGELRGKALEPFSRNRRGQLDRPDRVNGSTGTAHLSKTSSSEWNSSDDLSGPVSAREDSLSNTDLSSNAHQPSQSLSRTSAPPLPPKPQVLRVENRRGLTQASGYMLPKLPVNKGAALSRISSDVWLENSEPHMLSSSDSSSKSGSSDQERNDLSASENEDKSPTIPDCYTESTIAGEYAIPTTYFSVDSCMTDTYRAKYHKKRSALHTAADSKTGEHASSSESDYGERTSPASTDFNFQDLSKARKETGHVSSKPIVKWNPVSVKGLDEHGFL; this is translated from the exons ATGGCATGGGTAAAGTTCTTCAGGAAACCAGGGGGCAATCTCGGCAGGGGCTACCAGCCTGGGTCTATGCTGTCCCTGGCTCCTACCAAAGGACTTCTCAATGAGCCGGGACAGAACAGCTGCTTCCTGAACAGCGCAGTGCAG GTGCTGTGGCAGCTCGACATATTTAGGCGGAGTCTACGGCAACTTCCCAAACATTACTGCTTAGGGGAAGCCTGCATCTTCTGTGCATTGAAG ggGATATTCTCACAGTTTCAGGACAGCAGAGAGCGAGCGCTACCTTCAGACAACCTGCGCATTGCCCTGGCAGAGACTTTTAAGGACGAGCAACGTTTCCAGTTAGGCTTTATGGACGATGCTGCAGAATGCTTT GAGAACATTCTAGAGAGGATCCACCTCCATATTGTTCCTGATGTTGATACAGATGCCTGTACGTCCAAACACTGCATCACACACCAGAAGTTTGCCATGACTCTATACGAGCAG GCTGTATGCAAAAGCTGCGGAGCCTCTTCTGACCCCCTGCCCTTCACTCAGTTAGTGAACTATGTTTCAACTACAGCTCTTTG CCAACAGTTCCTTgagaggaaagaagaaaagcTCCGTTCTGACATGTTTGGTGAATTGCTCCAGGCAGCCAGCACCATCGGAGACCTACGCGAATGTCCA AGTAAGTGCGGTCAGGTGATCAAGATCCGGCGGGTGTTGATGAACTCCCCGGAAATCGTCACGATCGGTTTCGTGTGGGACTCGGAGCAGTCGGACCTGACTGAGGACGTTATCAAATCTCTCAGACCGCACCTTAGCCTCTCAGGG CTTTTTTACCATGTCACAGATGAACAAGCCAAAAAGAGTGACCTGCAGCTGGTTGGGATGATCTGCTACACAAGCAGACACTACTGTGCCTTTGCTTTCCACACCAAATCCTCCAAATGGTTCTTTTTTGATGATGCCACAGTCAAAGAG GTGGGCCCTAAATGGAAGGACGTGGTTACTAAATGCATCCGAGGACACTTCCAGCCGCTGCTCTTGTTCTACTCTGACCCCGAGGGGAGCGCTGTGAGGGGAGCGGAGGTCCCTCGCAGTGACAGCTCTGCTAGCCATGTCAAGCCCACAGCTAACGGTGAAATACCAG gcacccCACAGCCAAGCAGTAAGAAGCTGGAACTGACTCGAGAAAACCTGAGCGCTATGTTATCAGGTCATGGTACTTTAAAGCAGAAGACCCAGCCTCTGTCAGCGTTTAAACGTGGCACCAACCAGACCAGCGGCGGGAGAGGACCAG ACACAGTCTCCGAGAGGTCCTACTCCAGATCACTCTCTCCTCCTGAAGATGGATTTAAAATTTCAGAGTCTCGGCTGTATAGAAGTCAGGGCGTGGGCCCGACGCGGGCGGAGCGCTCTCCTCGCGCCAACAGGCGTGTGGCTCATGCACCACGTTCACATTCTCAGCCTCGGATGCCGGTTCGGCCTCCAGCCAGCAGTCCATCCCCAAGAACAAATTTCTCTAATGGTTACGATACGGACAGTAGCAATGAGTCGAGAGCAACGCGTGCACGTGCTGACCGAGGTTGGAAGCCCATGCGTGAGGTCCTCAATGTAGACAGTATACTAAGCAACGACACCGAGCATCGTCCCGCTACCGTAACTCAACCAAAGAGGCTGCCCTACGTGCGCGAGTCCAGTTGGCCGGCGCGTGAAGAGGGAAAACCTAAAAACTTGATGACTATCTACGAGGACGAGCAGCGACATGAACTGGGTAGCAGAAGCTCCTTGGAATCAGAAAGTCATGACAAGGAAAGGACTAAAGGCACGGTTAACCAATTTACACTGAGAAAAGAAAACCAGAGGAAATACCAACGAATGGAATCTGGATACGAGAGCAGCGACAGACTCAGCAATGGCTCGGCTAGTTTGGACTCTTCGGCGGTGGAGACTGTAGGCACGAAAGAGCAACGGCGTGTCCCTGTGGTATACCAGCTGAG GGACCCAGATTTCCCGCAGAGGTATGAGGACTCGAAGGCAGACAGGTCACAGACACCGATTTCCTTTG GTGAATTGAGAGGAAAAGCCCTCGAGCCTTTTTCCAG AAACAGAAGAGGTCAGCTGGACAGACCCGACAGAGTGAATGGTAGTACTGGGACTGCACATTTAAGCAAGACGAGCAGCTCGGAGTGGAACAGCTCTGATGATTTGTCCGGCCCTGTATCAGCGCGTGAGGATTCTTTATCTAACACTGATTTGTCTTCGAATGCTCACCAGCCATCCCAGAGTCTTTCTCGAACCTCAGCCCCACCGTTACCCCCCAAACCCCAAGTCCTGAGAGTTGAAAACAGGAGGGGTTTAACTCAAGCCTCAGGTTACATGCTACCCAAATTGCCAGTCAATAAAGGAGCAGCGTTGTCGAGGATCAGCTCAGACGTATGGCTTGAAAACTCTGAGCCACACATGCTCTCCTCATCAGACAGCAGCTCTAAATCCGGCTCGTCCGACCAGGAGAGGAACGATCTGTCTGCCAGTGAGAACGAGGACAAGAGTCCCACCATCCCTGATTGTTACACCGAATCCACTATCGCAGGAGAGTATGCAATCCCCACTACCTACTTTTCTGTTGATAGCTGCATGACAGACACTTACCGGGCTAAGTACCATAAGAAAAGATCTGCTCTTCATACAGCAGCAGATTCTAAAACAGGAGAGCACGCATCTTCTAGTGAGAGCGATTATGGAGAAAGGACATCCCCAGCTTCTACAGACTTTAACTTCCAAGATCTGTCCAAAGCCAGGAAAGAAACAG GCCATGTTAGCAGTAAACCAATCGTAAAATGGAATCCTGTTTCTGTGAAGGGACTGGATGAACATGGCTTCCTCTGA
- the LOC128531306 gene encoding inactive ubiquitin carboxyl-terminal hydrolase 53 isoform X1: protein MAWVKFFRKPGGNLGRGYQPGSMLSLAPTKGLLNEPGQNSCFLNSAVQVLWQLDIFRRSLRQLPKHYCLGEACIFCALKGIFSQFQDSRERALPSDNLRIALAETFKDEQRFQLGFMDDAAECFENILERIHLHIVPDVDTDACTSKHCITHQKFAMTLYEQAVCKSCGASSDPLPFTQLVNYVSTTALCQQFLERKEEKLRSDMFGELLQAASTIGDLRECPSKCGQVIKIRRVLMNSPEIVTIGFVWDSEQSDLTEDVIKSLRPHLSLSGLFYHVTDEQAKKSDLQLVGMICYTSRHYCAFAFHTKSSKWFFFDDATVKEVGPKWKDVVTKCIRGHFQPLLLFYSDPEGSAVRGAEVPRSDSSASHVKPTANGEIPGTPQPSSKKLELTRENLSAMLSGHGTLKQKTQPLSAFKRGTNQTSGGRGPVKISSDPRGFLRELSREVAREARNINIIKKDTDKSQQRPETPRQKDTVSERSYSRSLSPPEDGFKISESRLYRSQGVGPTRAERSPRANRRVAHAPRSHSQPRMPVRPPASSPSPRTNFSNGYDTDSSNESRATRARADRGWKPMREVLNVDSILSNDTEHRPATVTQPKRLPYVRESSWPAREEGKPKNLMTIYEDEQRHELGSRSSLESESHDKERTKGTVNQFTLRKENQRKYQRMESGYESSDRLSNGSASLDSSAVETVGTKEQRRVPVVYQLRDPDFPQRYEDSKADRSQTPISFGELRGKALEPFSRNRRGQLDRPDRVNGSTGTAHLSKTSSSEWNSSDDLSGPVSAREDSLSNTDLSSNAHQPSQSLSRTSAPPLPPKPQVLRVENRRGLTQASGYMLPKLPVNKGAALSRISSDVWLENSEPHMLSSSDSSSKSGSSDQERNDLSASENEDKSPTIPDCYTESTIAGEYAIPTTYFSVDSCMTDTYRAKYHKKRSALHTAADSKTGEHASSSESDYGERTSPASTDFNFQDLSKARKETGHVSSKPIVKWNPVSVKGLDEHGFL, encoded by the exons ATGGCATGGGTAAAGTTCTTCAGGAAACCAGGGGGCAATCTCGGCAGGGGCTACCAGCCTGGGTCTATGCTGTCCCTGGCTCCTACCAAAGGACTTCTCAATGAGCCGGGACAGAACAGCTGCTTCCTGAACAGCGCAGTGCAG GTGCTGTGGCAGCTCGACATATTTAGGCGGAGTCTACGGCAACTTCCCAAACATTACTGCTTAGGGGAAGCCTGCATCTTCTGTGCATTGAAG ggGATATTCTCACAGTTTCAGGACAGCAGAGAGCGAGCGCTACCTTCAGACAACCTGCGCATTGCCCTGGCAGAGACTTTTAAGGACGAGCAACGTTTCCAGTTAGGCTTTATGGACGATGCTGCAGAATGCTTT GAGAACATTCTAGAGAGGATCCACCTCCATATTGTTCCTGATGTTGATACAGATGCCTGTACGTCCAAACACTGCATCACACACCAGAAGTTTGCCATGACTCTATACGAGCAG GCTGTATGCAAAAGCTGCGGAGCCTCTTCTGACCCCCTGCCCTTCACTCAGTTAGTGAACTATGTTTCAACTACAGCTCTTTG CCAACAGTTCCTTgagaggaaagaagaaaagcTCCGTTCTGACATGTTTGGTGAATTGCTCCAGGCAGCCAGCACCATCGGAGACCTACGCGAATGTCCA AGTAAGTGCGGTCAGGTGATCAAGATCCGGCGGGTGTTGATGAACTCCCCGGAAATCGTCACGATCGGTTTCGTGTGGGACTCGGAGCAGTCGGACCTGACTGAGGACGTTATCAAATCTCTCAGACCGCACCTTAGCCTCTCAGGG CTTTTTTACCATGTCACAGATGAACAAGCCAAAAAGAGTGACCTGCAGCTGGTTGGGATGATCTGCTACACAAGCAGACACTACTGTGCCTTTGCTTTCCACACCAAATCCTCCAAATGGTTCTTTTTTGATGATGCCACAGTCAAAGAG GTGGGCCCTAAATGGAAGGACGTGGTTACTAAATGCATCCGAGGACACTTCCAGCCGCTGCTCTTGTTCTACTCTGACCCCGAGGGGAGCGCTGTGAGGGGAGCGGAGGTCCCTCGCAGTGACAGCTCTGCTAGCCATGTCAAGCCCACAGCTAACGGTGAAATACCAG gcacccCACAGCCAAGCAGTAAGAAGCTGGAACTGACTCGAGAAAACCTGAGCGCTATGTTATCAGGTCATGGTACTTTAAAGCAGAAGACCCAGCCTCTGTCAGCGTTTAAACGTGGCACCAACCAGACCAGCGGCGGGAGAGGACCAG TAAAAATAAGCAGTGATCCAAGGGGCTTCTTGCGAGAGCTTTCCAGAGAAGTAGCCAGAGAAGCTCGGAACATTAACATCATAAAGAAAGACACTGATAAATCACAGCAGAGGCCAGAAACACCGAGACAGAAAG ACACAGTCTCCGAGAGGTCCTACTCCAGATCACTCTCTCCTCCTGAAGATGGATTTAAAATTTCAGAGTCTCGGCTGTATAGAAGTCAGGGCGTGGGCCCGACGCGGGCGGAGCGCTCTCCTCGCGCCAACAGGCGTGTGGCTCATGCACCACGTTCACATTCTCAGCCTCGGATGCCGGTTCGGCCTCCAGCCAGCAGTCCATCCCCAAGAACAAATTTCTCTAATGGTTACGATACGGACAGTAGCAATGAGTCGAGAGCAACGCGTGCACGTGCTGACCGAGGTTGGAAGCCCATGCGTGAGGTCCTCAATGTAGACAGTATACTAAGCAACGACACCGAGCATCGTCCCGCTACCGTAACTCAACCAAAGAGGCTGCCCTACGTGCGCGAGTCCAGTTGGCCGGCGCGTGAAGAGGGAAAACCTAAAAACTTGATGACTATCTACGAGGACGAGCAGCGACATGAACTGGGTAGCAGAAGCTCCTTGGAATCAGAAAGTCATGACAAGGAAAGGACTAAAGGCACGGTTAACCAATTTACACTGAGAAAAGAAAACCAGAGGAAATACCAACGAATGGAATCTGGATACGAGAGCAGCGACAGACTCAGCAATGGCTCGGCTAGTTTGGACTCTTCGGCGGTGGAGACTGTAGGCACGAAAGAGCAACGGCGTGTCCCTGTGGTATACCAGCTGAG GGACCCAGATTTCCCGCAGAGGTATGAGGACTCGAAGGCAGACAGGTCACAGACACCGATTTCCTTTG GTGAATTGAGAGGAAAAGCCCTCGAGCCTTTTTCCAG AAACAGAAGAGGTCAGCTGGACAGACCCGACAGAGTGAATGGTAGTACTGGGACTGCACATTTAAGCAAGACGAGCAGCTCGGAGTGGAACAGCTCTGATGATTTGTCCGGCCCTGTATCAGCGCGTGAGGATTCTTTATCTAACACTGATTTGTCTTCGAATGCTCACCAGCCATCCCAGAGTCTTTCTCGAACCTCAGCCCCACCGTTACCCCCCAAACCCCAAGTCCTGAGAGTTGAAAACAGGAGGGGTTTAACTCAAGCCTCAGGTTACATGCTACCCAAATTGCCAGTCAATAAAGGAGCAGCGTTGTCGAGGATCAGCTCAGACGTATGGCTTGAAAACTCTGAGCCACACATGCTCTCCTCATCAGACAGCAGCTCTAAATCCGGCTCGTCCGACCAGGAGAGGAACGATCTGTCTGCCAGTGAGAACGAGGACAAGAGTCCCACCATCCCTGATTGTTACACCGAATCCACTATCGCAGGAGAGTATGCAATCCCCACTACCTACTTTTCTGTTGATAGCTGCATGACAGACACTTACCGGGCTAAGTACCATAAGAAAAGATCTGCTCTTCATACAGCAGCAGATTCTAAAACAGGAGAGCACGCATCTTCTAGTGAGAGCGATTATGGAGAAAGGACATCCCCAGCTTCTACAGACTTTAACTTCCAAGATCTGTCCAAAGCCAGGAAAGAAACAG GCCATGTTAGCAGTAAACCAATCGTAAAATGGAATCCTGTTTCTGTGAAGGGACTGGATGAACATGGCTTCCTCTGA